Proteins from a single region of Nocardiopsis dassonvillei subsp. dassonvillei DSM 43111:
- a CDS encoding MFS transporter, giving the protein MTHRPLRAPGRAPSGTDARRALAALCVTVTASQGVLFYAFPVLAPAIAEDTGWSLPAVIALFSGSQVVAGLGGPLVARWLRVRGPRPVMTAAALLGAVAVAGLALAPNLWFFGAAWQVAGAAVAGLSYPPAFAALTRWYGQGRVRALTALTLVGGLASTVFAPLTAALEAQVGWRGAYLALALVLALVVLPLHALALTPPWTPGGTADRAGHRRAVRGVVRSGAFWALTTALALGTLTVYAVVVGVVPLMEGRGFGTAEAAWTLSAVGVGQVLGRLVYAPLARYSGAVHRIAAALLACAGATGLISLVSGPLWLVMTAAALVGAARGVLTLLQATAVADRWGEEHYTTLNGIMHTPLMLTMALAPGACALLAGPLGGYPAVFLLLAALSVLGALVALASGPARR; this is encoded by the coding sequence ATGACCCACCGACCCCTCCGCGCGCCGGGCCGGGCCCCCTCCGGCACGGACGCGCGCAGGGCGTTGGCCGCCCTGTGCGTCACCGTCACCGCCAGCCAGGGCGTGCTGTTCTACGCCTTCCCCGTGCTGGCGCCCGCCATCGCCGAGGACACCGGCTGGTCCCTGCCCGCCGTCATCGCCCTGTTCTCCGGGTCCCAGGTCGTGGCCGGACTGGGCGGGCCCCTGGTGGCCCGCTGGCTGCGCGTGCGCGGCCCCCGGCCGGTGATGACCGCGGCGGCCCTGCTGGGCGCGGTCGCCGTCGCCGGACTGGCCCTGGCCCCGAACCTGTGGTTCTTCGGCGCGGCCTGGCAGGTGGCCGGAGCCGCCGTGGCCGGGCTCTCCTACCCGCCCGCCTTCGCCGCCCTGACCCGCTGGTACGGGCAGGGCAGGGTCCGGGCGCTCACCGCCCTCACCCTGGTCGGCGGGCTGGCCAGCACCGTCTTCGCCCCGCTGACCGCCGCCCTGGAGGCGCAGGTCGGCTGGCGCGGCGCCTACCTCGCCCTCGCCCTGGTCCTGGCCCTGGTGGTGCTGCCGCTGCACGCCCTGGCCCTGACCCCGCCCTGGACTCCCGGCGGCACCGCCGACCGGGCCGGGCACCGCCGGGCGGTGCGCGGGGTGGTCCGCAGCGGTGCGTTCTGGGCGCTGACCACGGCGCTCGCCCTGGGCACCCTCACCGTGTACGCGGTCGTGGTCGGTGTCGTCCCGCTCATGGAGGGGCGCGGGTTCGGCACCGCCGAGGCCGCCTGGACGCTCAGCGCCGTGGGCGTGGGCCAGGTGCTGGGCCGCCTCGTCTACGCCCCGTTGGCGCGGTACAGCGGGGCGGTGCACCGGATCGCCGCGGCGCTCCTGGCCTGCGCCGGGGCGACCGGCCTGATCTCCCTGGTCAGCGGGCCGCTGTGGCTGGTCATGACCGCGGCGGCGCTGGTGGGCGCCGCGCGGGGCGTGCTCACCCTGCTCCAGGCCACGGCCGTGGCGGACCGCTGGGGGGAGGAGCACTACACCACGCTCAACGGCATCATGCACACCCCGCTCATGCTCACGATGGCCCTGGCGCCGGGGGCGTGCGCGCTGCTGGCCGGGCCCCTGGGCGGCTACCCGGCGGTGTTCCTGCTGCTGGCGGCCCTGTCGGTGCTCGGCGCCCTGGTCGCGCTGGCCAGCGGTCCGGCCCGCCGTTAG
- a CDS encoding DinB family protein, protein MSDPRRALLRWQFDFTWSLFEYHLERLEPGDLLWEPGPLCWTVRRDGGGRWVPDWADTEPDPVPVPTAAWVTWHIGWWWSTALDHLRGRVPRGREEVHWPGPEEAADWLRALRTQWLEVLEGLTGPDLDGPAAFPWPPDSGLSVEHTAAWVNGELMKNVAELGQLRLLRVASASEA, encoded by the coding sequence ATGTCCGATCCTCGTCGCGCGCTGCTGCGCTGGCAGTTCGACTTCACCTGGTCCCTGTTCGAGTACCACCTGGAGCGACTGGAGCCCGGCGACCTGCTCTGGGAGCCCGGCCCCCTGTGCTGGACGGTGCGCCGGGACGGCGGGGGCCGCTGGGTGCCCGACTGGGCGGACACCGAACCCGACCCCGTGCCCGTCCCCACCGCGGCCTGGGTCACCTGGCACATCGGCTGGTGGTGGTCCACGGCCCTGGACCACCTGCGGGGGCGCGTTCCGCGCGGGCGCGAGGAGGTCCACTGGCCGGGCCCGGAGGAGGCGGCCGACTGGCTGCGCGCACTGCGGACGCAGTGGCTGGAGGTGCTGGAGGGGCTCACCGGCCCGGACCTGGACGGCCCCGCCGCGTTCCCCTGGCCGCCGGACTCCGGGCTGTCGGTCGAGCACACGGCCGCCTGGGTCAACGGCGAGCTGATGAAGAACGTGGCCGAGCTCGGGCAGCTGCGGCTGCTGCGGGTCGCGTCGGCGTCCGAGGCCTGA
- a CDS encoding acyl-CoA dehydrogenase, whose amino-acid sequence MASTLLSTRDLHFLLYEWLDTEALTRRPHYADHSRETLDAALELAERVATDHFAPHNKTNDANEPRFDGERVHVIPEVGRALEVYAATGLSAAGMPASVGGAQVPHVVSSACGAYFQAANLGTSAYPFLTSGNARLLLAHGTPEQVDTWVRPMVEGRFTGTMCLSEPQAGSSLADITTRAEEDGEGGYRLFGNKMWISAGDHELTENIVHLVLAKIPGGPPGVRGISLFVVPKYLLEADGTIGERNDVVPAGLNHKMGYRGTVNAMLNFGEGRHAPGGRPGAVGYLVGEPHQGLKYMFHMMNGARIGVGAGAAAVGYTGYLKSLAYARERLQGRPLGDKDPGQPQVPIVEHTDVRRMLLAQKSYVEGALALVLYCARLVDETASAEDDKARERAHLLLDVLTPIAKSWPSQWCVEANSLAIQVHGGYGYTREYDVEQHYRDNRLNPIHEGTHGVQALDLLGRKAVLDGGSRLSLLVETARATADRARELGGREAEYAVLLSEALDRTAETAAAAWAEGDPAVALANATPYLEAVGHVVVAWMWLEQLVAAHGREGGFYEGKRAAAAYFFRHELPRTGPQFDLVASRDRTVLDVSPDVL is encoded by the coding sequence GTGGCGTCCACCCTGCTGTCCACGCGCGACCTGCACTTCCTGCTCTACGAGTGGCTCGACACCGAGGCGCTCACCAGACGCCCCCACTACGCCGACCACTCGCGCGAGACCCTCGACGCCGCGCTGGAGCTGGCCGAACGCGTGGCCACCGACCACTTCGCGCCGCACAACAAAACCAACGACGCCAACGAGCCCCGCTTCGACGGCGAGCGCGTCCACGTCATCCCCGAGGTGGGGAGGGCTCTGGAGGTCTACGCCGCGACCGGCCTGAGCGCCGCCGGGATGCCCGCCTCCGTGGGCGGCGCCCAGGTCCCGCACGTGGTCTCCAGCGCGTGCGGCGCCTACTTCCAGGCCGCCAACCTGGGCACCTCGGCCTACCCCTTCCTCACCTCGGGCAACGCGCGCCTGCTCCTGGCGCACGGCACCCCCGAGCAGGTCGACACCTGGGTGCGCCCCATGGTGGAGGGACGCTTCACCGGGACCATGTGCCTGTCCGAGCCGCAGGCGGGCAGCTCTCTGGCCGACATCACCACCCGCGCCGAGGAGGACGGGGAGGGCGGCTACCGGCTGTTCGGCAACAAGATGTGGATCTCTGCGGGCGACCACGAACTGACCGAGAACATCGTGCACCTGGTGCTGGCCAAGATCCCCGGCGGTCCGCCCGGGGTCCGGGGCATCTCCCTGTTCGTCGTGCCCAAGTACCTGCTGGAAGCCGACGGGACGATCGGCGAGCGCAACGACGTCGTGCCCGCCGGGCTCAACCACAAGATGGGCTACCGGGGCACCGTCAACGCGATGCTCAACTTCGGCGAGGGCCGCCACGCCCCCGGCGGGCGGCCGGGCGCGGTGGGCTACCTGGTCGGCGAGCCCCACCAGGGGCTGAAGTACATGTTCCACATGATGAACGGGGCCCGGATCGGGGTGGGCGCGGGCGCCGCCGCCGTCGGCTACACCGGCTACCTCAAGTCGCTGGCCTACGCCCGCGAACGCCTCCAGGGCCGCCCGCTGGGCGACAAGGACCCCGGGCAGCCGCAGGTCCCCATCGTCGAGCACACCGACGTGCGCCGGATGCTGCTCGCCCAGAAGAGCTACGTCGAGGGCGCGCTCGCCCTGGTGCTGTACTGCGCCCGGCTGGTGGACGAGACCGCGAGTGCCGAGGACGACAAGGCGCGCGAGCGGGCCCACCTGCTGCTGGACGTGCTCACGCCGATCGCCAAGAGCTGGCCCTCCCAGTGGTGCGTGGAGGCCAACAGCCTGGCCATCCAGGTGCACGGCGGGTACGGGTACACGCGCGAGTACGACGTGGAGCAGCACTACCGGGACAACCGGCTCAACCCGATCCACGAGGGGACCCACGGCGTCCAGGCCCTGGACCTGCTGGGCCGCAAGGCCGTGCTCGACGGCGGCTCCCGACTGTCGCTGCTGGTGGAGACCGCGCGCGCCACCGCGGACCGGGCCCGGGAGCTGGGCGGGCGCGAGGCCGAGTACGCGGTGCTGCTGTCGGAGGCCCTGGACCGGACCGCGGAGACGGCCGCCGCGGCCTGGGCCGAGGGAGACCCGGCGGTGGCGCTGGCCAACGCCACCCCCTACCTGGAGGCGGTGGGACACGTGGTGGTCGCCTGGATGTGGCTGGAGCAGCTGGTGGCCGCGCACGGGCGCGAGGGCGGCTTCTACGAGGGCAAGCGCGCCGCGGCGGCGTACTTCTTCCGGCACGAGCTGCCGCGCACCGGGCCGCAGTTCGACCTGGTGGCCTCGCGCGACCGGACGGTGCTGGACGTCTCGCCCGACGTCCTCTGA
- the aroQ gene encoding type II 3-dehydroquinate dehydratase, whose amino-acid sequence MSAVSDPSRTVLLLNGPNLNLLGTRDPGQYGTTTLAEVERRVVSLGEELGVRVVCAQSNSEGVMVDRIHAARGWAGVVLNPGAYAHYGIALRDAIDAVEAPVVEVHISNVYAREEFRHTSVTAPVAAGYVAGCGVFGYELALRAVLRRDAERREADGAQAG is encoded by the coding sequence ATGTCCGCTGTGTCCGACCCCTCCCGCACCGTCCTGCTGCTCAACGGCCCCAACCTCAACCTGCTGGGCACCCGCGACCCCGGGCAGTACGGCACCACCACCCTGGCGGAGGTCGAACGGCGGGTGGTCTCCCTCGGCGAGGAGCTGGGCGTGCGGGTGGTGTGCGCGCAGAGCAACAGCGAGGGCGTGATGGTGGACCGGATCCACGCCGCCCGCGGCTGGGCCGGGGTGGTGCTCAACCCCGGCGCCTACGCGCACTACGGCATCGCGCTGCGCGACGCGATCGACGCGGTCGAGGCGCCCGTGGTGGAGGTGCACATCTCCAACGTCTACGCGCGCGAGGAGTTCCGGCACACCTCGGTGACCGCGCCGGTGGCCGCGGGCTACGTCGCCGGGTGCGGGGTCTTCGGCTACGAACTGGCCCTGCGCGCGGTGCTGCGGCGCGATGCCGAGCGCCGGGAGGCGGACGGCGCCCAGGCGGGGTGA
- a CDS encoding histidine phosphatase family protein: MPAIYLIRHGKASPEAEDYDELSPTGYEQARLLGAELRRRGPRVGRVVTGALRRQRQTAAAALAEAGLDLEPVGDERWNEYDHLGLLGAHPGATGSLQERLDASLSSWIEAGGSGPGTWEGFRSGVRQALDDLVAGLGRGETALVFTSAGVIATVCSTLLGTAPAGFLALNRVVVNGSVSKLLHGRGGTRLLSFNDHAHLEQGGPALMTYR, translated from the coding sequence ATGCCAGCGATCTATCTGATCCGCCACGGGAAGGCCTCCCCCGAGGCGGAGGACTACGACGAGTTGAGCCCGACCGGCTACGAGCAGGCGCGCCTGCTGGGCGCCGAACTCCGGCGGCGCGGCCCCCGCGTCGGCCGCGTGGTGACCGGCGCGCTGCGCCGCCAGCGCCAGACGGCGGCCGCGGCCCTGGCCGAGGCGGGCCTGGACCTGGAGCCGGTCGGCGACGAGCGGTGGAACGAGTACGACCACCTCGGCCTTCTGGGCGCCCACCCGGGCGCGACCGGCTCGCTCCAGGAGCGGCTCGACGCCTCCCTGTCCTCGTGGATCGAGGCCGGGGGCAGCGGTCCGGGCACCTGGGAGGGCTTCCGGAGCGGGGTCCGGCAGGCGCTGGACGACCTGGTCGCCGGACTGGGCAGGGGGGAGACCGCGCTGGTCTTCACCTCCGCCGGGGTGATCGCGACGGTGTGCTCGACCCTGCTGGGCACGGCGCCCGCCGGGTTCCTGGCCCTGAACCGCGTGGTGGTCAACGGTTCGGTGAGCAAGCTGCTGCACGGCCGGGGCGGCACCCGACTGCTGTCCTTCAACGACCACGCCCACCTGGAACAGGGCGGTCCCGCGCTGATGACCTACCGCTGA
- a CDS encoding SAM-dependent methyltransferase, with amino-acid sequence MTDTPPIDTTVAHSARVWNYWLGGKDNYPADREVGDYVLQAYPEMVTAARADREFLIRAVTHLAREEGVRQFLDVGTGLPTHDNTHEVAQAAAPDARVVYVDNDPLVLTHARALLVGEGAGKVHYVDANLHEPEQVLKAAAAHLDFGRPIALTILGTMGHTPDNARAYATVRAYVDALPPGSFLALCDGTDTSEPMIEASRRWNETAPLPYHLRSPEEIAGFFDGLDLLEPGVVPAPFWRPDAAEVGEIVAADQYCGVARKA; translated from the coding sequence ATGACGGACACACCCCCCATCGACACCACCGTGGCACACTCCGCCCGGGTGTGGAACTACTGGCTGGGGGGCAAGGACAACTACCCGGCCGACCGCGAGGTCGGCGACTACGTGCTCCAGGCCTACCCGGAGATGGTCACCGCGGCCCGCGCCGACCGGGAGTTCCTCATCCGCGCGGTCACCCACCTGGCCCGGGAGGAGGGCGTCCGCCAGTTCCTGGACGTGGGCACCGGGCTGCCCACGCACGACAACACCCACGAGGTCGCCCAGGCCGCCGCCCCCGACGCCCGGGTGGTCTACGTGGACAACGACCCGCTGGTGCTCACGCACGCCCGCGCGCTGCTGGTCGGAGAGGGGGCGGGGAAGGTCCACTACGTCGACGCCAACCTGCACGAGCCCGAGCAGGTCCTCAAGGCGGCCGCCGCCCACCTGGACTTCGGCCGGCCCATCGCGCTCACCATCCTGGGCACCATGGGGCACACCCCTGACAACGCCCGGGCCTACGCCACCGTGCGCGCCTACGTGGACGCGCTGCCCCCGGGCAGCTTCCTGGCCCTGTGCGACGGGACCGACACCAGCGAACCGATGATCGAGGCGTCCCGGCGCTGGAACGAGACCGCGCCCCTGCCCTACCACCTGCGCAGCCCCGAGGAGATCGCGGGCTTCTTCGACGGGCTCGACCTGCTGGAGCCCGGCGTGGTCCCGGCGCCCTTCTGGCGGCCCGACGCCGCGGAGGTGGGCGAGATCGTCGCGGCCGACCAGTACTGCGGCGTCGCCCGCAAGGCCTGA
- a CDS encoding FdhF/YdeP family oxidoreductase, with the protein MRSVRHQHSDNADPAQDSPRISPPKSSAAGLPAVLNSLRHLNEHTGVRRGLPAMLAINQKRGFDCPGCAWPEGDKRHRAEFCENGAKAVAEEATATALTGEFFAEHPVSELAGRSGYWLGQQGRLSEPLYLAEGATHYEPVSWERALDLVAEDLRALDSPDQAVFYTSGRTSNEAAFCYQLFARALGTNNMPDCSNMCHESSGSALTETLGVGKGSVSLEDLREADLIIVAGQNPGTNHPRMLTALERAKKSGTRIVTVNPLPEAGMREFRNPQRAGGLLGRGTELTDLFAQVRLGGDLALFSALNRLLLEADERGEPALDREFVSSHTHGFEQFAKALLAEPDEEFWARTERDTGLERELIERIFAMVTSSERIVVCWAMGLTQHRHSVPTIREVVNFLLLRGNVGRPGAGVCPVRGHSNVQGDRTMGIFERPAEEFLDALGAEFGFAPPREHGYDTVNAIRAMARGDVRVFFAMGGNFVAATPDTLVTEDAMRRVGLTVHVSTKLNRSHVVTGTRALILPALGRSDRDLRDGEPRWVTVEDSMGKVHASHGVLAPLSPGMRSEVDIVCDLAERVLGDFPVAWSELTDYDRVREHVAAVVPGFEDFNARARRPGGFTLPHAPRDDRRFPTATGLANFTVNGTYAPEVPEGRLLLQTLRSHDQYNTTVYGLDDRYRGIKDGRRVVLVNPEDARELGLADGAYTDLVSEWHDGRERRAAHFRVVHYPTARGCAASYFPETNVLVPLDSTAEVSNTPTSKSVVVRFEPDSGAV; encoded by the coding sequence ATGCGCAGTGTGAGACACCAGCACTCGGACAACGCAGACCCCGCCCAGGACTCCCCGCGGATCAGCCCGCCCAAGAGCAGCGCGGCCGGACTCCCCGCCGTGCTCAACAGCCTCCGGCACCTCAACGAGCACACCGGCGTGCGGCGCGGACTGCCCGCCATGCTCGCGATCAACCAGAAGCGCGGCTTCGACTGCCCCGGTTGCGCCTGGCCCGAGGGGGACAAGAGGCACCGGGCCGAGTTCTGCGAGAACGGCGCCAAGGCCGTCGCGGAGGAGGCCACGGCCACGGCTCTGACCGGGGAGTTCTTCGCCGAGCACCCGGTCTCCGAGCTGGCCGGGCGGTCCGGGTACTGGCTGGGGCAGCAGGGCCGCCTCTCCGAGCCGCTGTACCTGGCCGAGGGCGCCACCCACTATGAGCCGGTCAGCTGGGAGCGCGCGCTGGACCTGGTCGCCGAGGACCTGCGGGCGCTGGACTCCCCGGACCAGGCGGTGTTCTACACCTCCGGACGCACCAGCAACGAGGCGGCGTTCTGCTACCAGCTGTTCGCCCGCGCCCTCGGGACGAACAACATGCCCGACTGCTCCAACATGTGCCACGAGTCGTCCGGTTCGGCCCTGACCGAGACCCTCGGCGTGGGCAAGGGCAGCGTGTCCCTGGAGGACCTGCGCGAGGCCGACCTCATCATCGTGGCCGGGCAGAACCCCGGCACCAACCACCCCCGCATGCTCACCGCCCTGGAGCGGGCCAAGAAGTCCGGGACGCGGATCGTCACCGTCAACCCGCTGCCCGAGGCGGGGATGCGCGAGTTCCGCAACCCCCAGCGCGCGGGCGGCCTGCTGGGGCGCGGCACCGAGCTGACCGACCTGTTCGCGCAGGTGCGGCTGGGCGGCGACCTCGCCCTGTTCTCCGCCCTCAACCGCCTGCTGCTGGAGGCCGACGAGCGCGGTGAGCCGGCCCTGGACCGGGAGTTCGTCTCCTCCCACACCCACGGGTTCGAGCAGTTCGCCAAGGCGCTGCTGGCCGAGCCGGACGAGGAGTTCTGGGCGCGCACCGAGCGCGACACCGGCCTGGAGCGGGAGCTGATCGAGCGGATCTTCGCGATGGTCACCTCCTCCGAGCGGATCGTGGTGTGCTGGGCGATGGGGCTGACCCAGCACCGGCACTCGGTGCCCACCATCCGCGAGGTGGTCAACTTCCTGCTGCTGCGCGGCAACGTGGGCCGCCCGGGCGCGGGCGTGTGCCCGGTGCGCGGCCACTCCAACGTGCAGGGCGACCGCACGATGGGGATCTTCGAGCGCCCGGCCGAGGAGTTCCTGGACGCCCTGGGCGCCGAGTTCGGCTTCGCGCCGCCGCGTGAGCACGGGTACGACACCGTCAACGCCATCCGCGCCATGGCGCGCGGTGACGTGCGGGTGTTCTTCGCGATGGGCGGCAACTTCGTCGCGGCCACCCCGGACACGCTGGTGACCGAGGACGCCATGCGCCGGGTGGGGTTGACGGTGCACGTGTCCACCAAGCTGAACCGCTCGCACGTGGTGACGGGGACGCGGGCGCTGATCCTGCCCGCCCTGGGGCGCAGCGACCGCGACCTGCGCGACGGCGAGCCGCGGTGGGTGACGGTGGAGGACTCCATGGGCAAGGTGCACGCCTCCCACGGCGTGCTGGCCCCGCTGTCGCCGGGCATGCGCTCGGAGGTGGACATCGTCTGCGACCTGGCCGAACGGGTGCTCGGCGACTTCCCGGTGGCGTGGTCGGAGCTGACCGACTACGACCGGGTGCGCGAGCACGTGGCCGCGGTGGTGCCGGGGTTCGAGGACTTCAACGCCCGCGCGCGCAGGCCCGGCGGGTTCACCCTGCCGCACGCCCCGCGCGACGACCGGCGCTTCCCCACCGCGACCGGGCTGGCCAACTTCACGGTGAACGGCACGTACGCGCCGGAGGTGCCCGAGGGGCGGCTGCTGTTGCAGACGCTGCGCTCGCACGACCAGTACAACACCACGGTCTACGGCCTCGACGACCGGTACCGGGGCATCAAGGACGGCCGCCGGGTCGTGCTGGTCAACCCCGAGGACGCGCGGGAGCTGGGGCTGGCCGACGGCGCCTACACCGACCTCGTGAGCGAGTGGCACGACGGCAGGGAGCGGCGCGCGGCGCACTTCCGGGTGGTGCACTACCCGACCGCGCGCGGGTGCGCGGCCTCCTACTTCCCGGAGACGAACGTGCTGGTGCCGCTGGACTCCACGGCCGAGGTGAGCAACACGCCGACGTCGAAGTCGGTGGTGGTGCGCTTCGAACCCGACTCCGGGGCCGTTTGA
- a CDS encoding SpoIIE family protein phosphatase has protein sequence MSDDGWPLETGLLRAVFDSVGAGMFVIDTTGRITAANPYAQHILGRPRERMLGLDLHDLLHRDAEGERSSREDCRVLAVLASGHPAEGSSESFLRGDGTLVPIIWATTPLQHEGRLEGAVIVFHDFRAHRDAAEQTAAHLAALEELTGRLSLVAEISVVLVSTLDVPEMLDRLVRLLVPELGDWAVVDMVTDGRTKEVERVAVHALGDQDTAEALKGTLPPLSSDAHAALMRALYSTQPVLFVAGDLAREPDEPLARAHRRLFDRLGGHSAVVVPLHTRRQVFGALTVARTGERPAYTDAEILVLGDVARRAGLVMESAQLFAQQRHVAETMQRQLLTPLPQVDHLRFAARYQPAQQAAEIGGDWYDAFLLADGVMTMVIGDVVGHDLQAAAHMAEVRNMLRALAWDRQEPPSLIMRRLDEAMTNTSDAPMATAVFARIEGPEGGPWCLHWVNAGHPPPLLVTADGRTRYLEDGHGPLLGMSAALHLGLDWPDAREEIPAESTLLLYTDGLVESRDHPIDTGLANLRRHAAALARRDVEDFCDELLARISPRGDDVALLALRIPAAGEGAGEDTAPPQHAHSPAAPDRGAPGAAVEDSPVRDTSERG, from the coding sequence ATGAGCGACGACGGCTGGCCGCTGGAGACCGGCCTGCTGCGCGCGGTGTTCGACAGCGTGGGCGCGGGGATGTTCGTCATCGACACCACCGGCCGGATCACCGCCGCCAACCCCTACGCGCAGCACATCCTCGGCCGGCCCAGGGAGCGGATGCTGGGCCTGGACCTGCACGATCTGCTGCACCGCGACGCGGAGGGGGAGAGGAGCTCCAGGGAGGACTGCCGCGTCCTGGCCGTGCTCGCCAGCGGCCACCCGGCCGAGGGGAGCAGCGAGTCCTTCCTGCGCGGGGACGGCACGCTCGTGCCCATCATCTGGGCGACCACCCCGCTCCAGCACGAGGGACGCCTGGAGGGCGCGGTCATCGTCTTCCACGACTTCCGGGCGCACCGCGACGCCGCCGAGCAGACCGCGGCGCACCTGGCGGCCCTGGAGGAGCTCACCGGCCGGTTGAGCCTGGTCGCGGAGATCTCCGTGGTCCTGGTCTCCACCCTGGACGTGCCCGAGATGCTGGACAGGCTGGTCCGGCTGCTGGTGCCGGAACTGGGGGACTGGGCGGTGGTCGACATGGTCACCGACGGGCGCACCAAGGAGGTGGAGCGCGTCGCCGTGCACGCCCTCGGCGACCAGGACACGGCCGAGGCGCTCAAGGGCACGCTGCCGCCGCTGTCCTCCGACGCCCACGCGGCGCTGATGCGCGCCCTGTACAGCACCCAGCCCGTCCTGTTCGTCGCCGGTGACCTCGCCCGTGAACCGGACGAACCGCTCGCCCGGGCGCACCGGCGGCTGTTCGACCGCCTGGGCGGGCACTCCGCGGTGGTGGTGCCGCTGCACACCCGCAGGCAGGTCTTCGGGGCGCTGACCGTGGCCCGCACCGGGGAGCGGCCCGCCTACACCGACGCCGAGATCCTCGTGCTGGGGGACGTGGCCCGGCGCGCCGGTCTGGTGATGGAGAGCGCCCAGCTCTTCGCGCAGCAGCGCCACGTCGCCGAGACCATGCAGCGCCAGCTCCTGACCCCCCTGCCGCAGGTCGACCACCTGCGCTTCGCCGCCCGCTACCAGCCCGCGCAGCAGGCCGCCGAGATCGGCGGGGACTGGTACGACGCCTTCCTGCTCGCCGACGGCGTCATGACCATGGTCATCGGCGACGTGGTCGGCCACGACCTCCAGGCCGCCGCGCACATGGCCGAGGTCCGCAACATGCTGCGCGCCCTGGCGTGGGACCGCCAGGAACCGCCCAGCCTGATCATGCGGCGGCTGGACGAGGCCATGACCAACACCAGCGACGCCCCCATGGCCACCGCCGTCTTCGCCCGTATCGAGGGCCCCGAGGGCGGGCCCTGGTGTCTGCACTGGGTCAACGCCGGACACCCCCCGCCGCTGCTCGTCACCGCCGACGGCCGCACCCGCTACCTGGAGGACGGCCACGGACCCCTGCTGGGCATGAGCGCCGCCCTGCACCTGGGACTGGACTGGCCCGACGCCCGCGAGGAGATCCCCGCGGAGTCCACCCTGCTGCTGTACACCGACGGCCTCGTCGAGAGCCGCGACCACCCCATCGACACGGGCCTGGCCAACCTGCGCCGCCACGCCGCCGCCCTGGCCCGCCGCGACGTCGAGGACTTCTGCGACGAACTCCTCGCCCGCATCTCCCCCCGCGGTGACGACGTCGCCCTGCTCGCCCTGCGCATCCCGGCGGCGGGAGAGGGGGCGGGCGAGGACACCGCGCCGCCCCAGCACGCGCACAGCCCCGCCGCGCCCGACCGCGGGGCGCCCGGCGCGGCAGTCGAGGACAGCCCGGTCAGGGACACCTCCGAGCGGGGGTGA